From a region of the Zingiber officinale cultivar Zhangliang chromosome 4B, Zo_v1.1, whole genome shotgun sequence genome:
- the LOC121974513 gene encoding probable magnesium transporter NIPA6 isoform X1, whose translation MLQERLQAMGILGCVSCIVGSVVIVIHGPQEQSPSSVEEIWKLATQPAFLLYAAATFSVVLALVLHFEPLYGQTNILIYLGIFSLIGSLTVVSIKAVGVAISLTLEGISQVTYYQTWLFVTIALVCVISQLNYLNKDWFGQNISSIASEICGFITVISGTILLNTIKE comes from the exons ATGCTGCAGGAACGATTGCAGGCAATGGGCATTTTGGGTTGTGTATCCTGCATTGTTGGTTCTGTTGTCATTGTGATTCACGGACCTCAAGAACAATCTCCAAGTTCTGTAGAAGAAATTTGGAAGCTAGCCACTCAACCTG CATTTTTACTTTATGCAGCAGCTACATTTTCTGTAGTACTAGCATTGGTATTACACTTTGAGCCACTCTATGGGCAAACAAACATATTGATTTATTTGGGCATCTTCTCCTTAATTGGATCACTGACG GTTGTTAGCATAAAAGCCGTTGGAGTTGCTATCAGCCTTACATTAGAGGGGATAAGTCAGGTTACATACTACCAAACTTGGCTTTTTGTCACAATTGCCCTTGTTTGTGTGATCTCTCAGCTGAATTACTTAAACAAG gattggtttgggcaaaatatcAGCAGCATAGCTTCCGAAATATGTGGTTTTATTACAGTTATTTCTGGGACTATCTTATTGAACACGATCAAAGAATAA
- the LOC121974513 gene encoding probable magnesium transporter NIPA6 isoform X2, producing the protein MGILGCVSCIVGSVVIVIHGPQEQSPSSVEEIWKLATQPAFLLYAAATFSVVLALVLHFEPLYGQTNILIYLGIFSLIGSLTVVSIKAVGVAISLTLEGISQVTYYQTWLFVTIALVCVISQLNYLNKDWFGQNISSIASEICGFITVISGTILLNTIKE; encoded by the exons ATGGGCATTTTGGGTTGTGTATCCTGCATTGTTGGTTCTGTTGTCATTGTGATTCACGGACCTCAAGAACAATCTCCAAGTTCTGTAGAAGAAATTTGGAAGCTAGCCACTCAACCTG CATTTTTACTTTATGCAGCAGCTACATTTTCTGTAGTACTAGCATTGGTATTACACTTTGAGCCACTCTATGGGCAAACAAACATATTGATTTATTTGGGCATCTTCTCCTTAATTGGATCACTGACG GTTGTTAGCATAAAAGCCGTTGGAGTTGCTATCAGCCTTACATTAGAGGGGATAAGTCAGGTTACATACTACCAAACTTGGCTTTTTGTCACAATTGCCCTTGTTTGTGTGATCTCTCAGCTGAATTACTTAAACAAG gattggtttgggcaaaatatcAGCAGCATAGCTTCCGAAATATGTGGTTTTATTACAGTTATTTCTGGGACTATCTTATTGAACACGATCAAAGAATAA